The following nucleotide sequence is from Apium graveolens cultivar Ventura chromosome 4, ASM990537v1, whole genome shotgun sequence.
GGTCGTATACATTTTCAGTACAAGAATTTGTGCTTTTTTCCAAATTGAGCGAATGCTAAGATTATGCTAAAAGCCGACAAATTCTTTTGACGCCCTTACAACTCCAATTGAGATGCACCAAAAACTGATACGTTATAAATGTCACACTTGAATAGATAAAATCCCGCAAAGTAACACTGCGGTAACAAAACCATACGAGTAAACGAGTAGAAAGGTTTAGCTATCTTACAAAAACATACCTAGGACACAGGTTTTAACTTTTAATATGTAGAGCAGAGAGCAGAAGCCAAAATCTCGACTGACAAGGTTAACAGTAATATAAACAGTAAGCACCAAAATCATCCATATCATCGGAAACCAGATGTTGTTTAATTTGCACTCTTGAAGAAGCTTTAGGATATTGTAACAACTCTCTTAACCTCTTTGACGCTGCAAATCTCAAGGCTCTGCTGAAGTGGATGAACATTGTTTTCAGCAAAGGGGAGCTGGCAAGAAGAAACTTGACTAGCTCCAACTCAGCTGTGAGACCTTTGAAGTCACTGAGGGTGACAATTTCAAGATTATCCATAGTACAGGCTTCGGAATCTTCTATCTGATACTTCTCGAGATCATCTTCAATGGTATGCTCAGCCTAATATAGAGAACATATATTGGAATTGACAAACAGTTGCCAAATTGtattcaaattaaaattaaaagaaGTGCATGACTTACCGAGATACTTAGTTTGCATAAGTTGGGAGCACTTCGAATCAAACAAAGCAAACAAGAAACCTCGGACAATTTATTAAAACAAATGTTGGAGATATTGAGAATCTTTAGAAAGGGCAGTGGTTTAGAAAGAGTTTTTGGAGAGCCTCCTGCAGCCAAAAACTTTGAAACATGTTGCAAACAAAGAGCACAAACAATTAGACGTCGATGCATTATGTAAAGTAAATATAGACAATGTAAAGAGAATTGAATGTTACCTGCATAAATTTTATTGCTATATAAAACTTCTCAATTTTTGGTAAGCTGCCGAGAACCTTATTGACATTGGATATTTCTGTCCATGTCCTCGACTCTTCTAACAAACCGAAAGAATATTCTGTAAGGTTTCCAAACCCAGCTAAAGAATATTCTGAAGTTATATCATAACGCAATTGTTGTAGGCATCTGAGTTTAGGAGCACAGAAGTTGGTAGGGAGTAGTCCGTCACAAAGTATCAAGGTCAATTTCTCAAGCACAGGGAAATCGAAGATTTGTTGTCCAGAAGCAGCAAGATGCTCTACCTGAATTAGCTCAAGATTTGTCAGATGAGGAAATACTCCAGATGTAGGTGCACACGGAAGCCAAAAATTTATAAGCTTCAATTGAGTCAGATctaaagaaaaaaaattatgtgCTGAAGATTCTCCAAGCTCAAGGTCCTCAAGAGCAAGTTGCTTGATACCCTTTCTGGAGAATAGTGGAATCCATTGATCAATATAATCATGAATTATTTGAGTATCCAAATCTTGTTCACAAAAACTAAAGGAGAATTTGTGTATTGGACCATTGTGGAGTTTGAGAATTTTATTTATCACGCTAACAAGTTTGCACGCCTTCATTTCTGGATCATCATACCGAACTAATTTATCCATAATTCTATCAACAAATTCATGTTCAAAGATTAAATGTGGAATCGTAGTCCAGCAATGCCTCCATTTTCTTGACAAAACACTAGTTCTCACAGCATCTCGCAGTGGCAGCAAACCTAAAATAGTTTCTCGTAAGTGCTGAGGCAGCTCACTGATTATATCTTCCTGAGGCAGTTCCCTGATTATATCTTCCTTCACACGACGTCCCTTTCTTCTATTAGATTCTGCCATTCTCTTCTGCAAAAAGAAAAACGCTAACTGACCAGCACACTCCATGGTTCTATCCACTTACcaaatattatacatatatatgatTCATTAACCAGGTTCAAGATGCATTAGTTAAATTCATAAAAGACATTGCAATTTAAGGTTTATCCCCGTTTAATACAAAATCTTTGATACAACAAAAACTGTAACCCCAATTCCAAATAGTGATACGAAATTGTATATATGACATAACAGAAATTTAGCCTCTACTTCGAGAACCATACAACCTAATTTATATTTACATAAAAGACATTGCAATCTAAGGTTCCCCACATTTAATACAATCACTTTGATACAAAAACACTTTAACACCAATTTCAAAATGCAACACGAAATTGTACATATGACATAACAGAAATTTAACCTCTACTTCGAGAACCATACAACCTAATTTTTACTTACATAAAAGACATTGCAATCTCAGGTCCCCTACATTTAATACAAACTCTTTGATACAACGACAATTTAACTCCAATTTCAAAATGCAATACGAAATTGTACATATGACATAACAGAAATTTAACCTCTACTTCGAGGACCTCACAACCTAAGTTTTATCTACATAAAAGACATTACCATATAAGTTTCCTTCCATTTAACATTTAATACAAACTCTTTAATACAGCGACAATTTAACTCCAATTTCAAAATGCAATACGAAATTGTACATACGACAAAACAGAAATTTAACCTCTACTCCGAGAACCATACAACCTAATTTTTTAAACATAAATACACTAAAAACACATACGAATTCACTCATTTCCTGATTATTCCAACTTACACGAACTGAAATTTAAACTAAATAACTTGATCTTAGGTATAATGGACTTAACAAAATCACTTTGAGAGTACAAAAGGAAACATTTAATTCTAATTGTAATGTGTGTTTCTAATTCTAAACAATCGGAAGCTAATCCACATGAATTTACGAGACTATAAATAACTCGAATTATTGATGAAATTAAATCAATTATAGCAAATGATgaacattatatatatacacacatggAGAAACAGTACTAAAATTTACTAGGATTTGATAAACTAACCCTCTTTTGTTATTCTGATGAAGCCTAGTTTACATTTCTTCGAGTTCGAAACGATTACATTAACATTTTACAATAATATATGGCGGTTGAGTTTTCTACTGTCAAATGTCGATCATAAACAGACGCAAGAAAATAATGGCCCGAATATATTATCAATCCAATAACCTGGAAGCTCATTAGTCTGTGATCCAATATATATGGCGGTTGGGTTTTGTAATATGTTTGGGCCCAACATAtttgatttggaaattttggttTAGGTGCATTGCTATTGCAGACTGCAGTATCAGCTTTTTTCTGAAAAGTCTTAAATAActatttgttaaaattcaaaagctGTTTTTCTGAAATATGCTTTTGGCGCTAAAACTGCTGTTATAGAATTTAAGTTCCATAGTTTTGGAAAAAGCTGTTTTTCAGTTTTTGCGGGAAACGGATGCtaatttcaccatcaaacctcTTCAAAagtattattttttataattttttatatcaaaatatataCATATTAAAAATATTACCAAACAGTCTTTTAATTTGTTCACCAGCACATTTTTAACCGTATATCAATTTTTAACAGCAATTACAAACGGAATTTTAACCTATACTAAGAGTATATGTACCGGGGAGATCAAAATTTTGATTCATGAAATGAATCAATGGAGTTTAACGTAATTTTTATGCATTGGGAATAAATTGACTTCATCAATTTGTAATACTCCATCAATTCATCAAACTCTCCTTTGATTTTTGATGGAGTTATCAACGGATTTCAATTACTATTCACACCAAAACTAACCTATTTTTAGTAGTATATTAAGATTGTGTCCATCTCTTTCTTCCATTCTCTTTTTAGAAAATCCTTTTTTAAGTCCAGCAAATAGTAATTCATGAATTGATTGAACTATATAGCTACATAAAAGTTGAGTTAAAaagttgatttattatgaatagTAATTGATTCCATCAATTTTATCAATGAATTGATGGAGCAAAACCTTTCATGGGTGCATATGCTCTAATACTTTCGTACGTACTAACAACTGTGAGAATTTCGGTAATTGGTTACTGAGAATTTCGGTAATGGGTTACTGTccattaaattataaataaaaactATTTAAAATATACTCTTGCTATTGTATGGGTGAGGAATGTTAAACTAATAATTGGACTAACTTTTTACATTAAATTAACTTAGAAACGGtctaaaatttattaaaaatatttgacGTTGGCGAATTTGTTGTGATCAGTTCAAAATGTTCGTGCAAATGTACTGCGGTTCAAATATTAACATAACCGAGGTCGGACAAAAAAATAATCAGATAAGTTATCAAATATTGTTCGATTCATTAAATTTTATCTGAACTCGTTAAAAATTCGTTTAAAATACACTTAGTGCTTGTTTGGTTCCACGAGGGAACTAATTTACGTAGGAAGTTATACTTCCTTTATACTTGCACTTCCGTGAAAGtgtaataaatttatttggttgaTATTTATAGGTATATGTAATTCCTAGGTACTTGTTATCATGTTTAATTTAAtttacttattttattttttcttaataattattttgagttattattattattattatttcattATAATATCTATCTTATTGTTTatcttaattttttaattatatacaataaaaaataattatacaaAATTATATATCTATTCAATATATTTTTGTATTAATGTATTAAAACATAATTACTAGTATTTTAACACATGACTTGAAATtatttttgttatcatcaataaattataaatgtacattttaaattttaaaataaaatttagttgaataataataaaaattgaattgtaataattatatttttaattacaaACTCGTATGCtaactaaaattttaaatatcaaattatattacatgattttaaaaattaatattatgaaatattatttgcacaTATGCTATAATTTATTAATATAGTGAGTTAggttttcttaatttttaaatAACTTTAATAACAAATATCTTTCATTTAGACATAAATTTtggattttaattatttaatatatgAATTGATTTTATATCCATACATGGGAAGTGTGACTAATCTAGGTAGGGGTGGGTGAATAACTTCTCATATTGTGTAGGCATTTGAAATTTCAAGATAATTCTAATACCCATATTTTGTGTAGCCAAACAACTATATCAATTATTACTTTGCAGGTATTTGAAGTACCATCTAAATTTTTTTGTAAACCAAACGACCTCTTATTTAAAGCATAATTAATTTATATCTAAGTCTCAAGGACTCGGTATTTGTGTCCACCCTGTGGTAGGAGAGGTGAAAACTGAAAAGTTAAGTTCCCCTCGGCCCTCAccaataataataatagtaaaaTATTTATAGAGGGCTAAGAATATTAATTTCTCTGGCTTGTAAAACCCACTACTTCCATTTTCTCATGGGTTTGAGGTTTCTAAatgttgaatttttttttattagtGTGACCTAAAAtcatattttttgaatatttttcaatGATGTAATTGTACGGCCGTGAATATTTAGtcaaaatataattattatgaattcAAATATCCAACCTAAATGCAAGGAAACTACTCTTACCAAAATAACACTCAAGTAATGTAAAAATTCAGTAACAATAGTTTTAATACATTGGCGCAAAGAAGGCATGAGCCAAAAGCTGAACAAGGTTAACAATAATATGAAAAGAAGTCACCAAAATCATCAATATCAACGGAGCGATTCAAGTGTCTAATTTGCAAGCTAGAAGAAGCTGTAGGATATTGCAACATCTCCTTTGACACCGTTACTGCTACATCCTTTTCAATGAATACACTGTAGTGAATGAGCATTTTTTTCAGCAAAGGAGAGCGGGCAAGCAGAAACTTGACTAGCTCTAACTCGGCTCTAAGACCTCTAAAGTTACCAAAGGTGACAATTTCAAGATGATCCAGGGTACAGTCTCCAGAATCTTTTATCTGATATTTCTTGAGATCACCTTCAACTAAACACACAGCCTAATATAgagaaaatattataaaaaatgaCAAACAGTAGCTAAGTTGTAGTGACACAGAATAAGATGAAGTGATGGTGCATGACTCACCACAATATTTAGTTTGCACAAGTTGGGAGCACTCCGAATTAAGCACAGCAAACAAGAAACCTCAGACAACTTATCAAAACGTATGTCAGAGATATTTAGAGTCTTTAGGGAAGGCAACGGTTTAGAAAGAGTTTCCAGAAAACGTCCTGCAGCCAAATACTTTGAAACAAGTTTTACACAAAGAGCACAAACAATTAGACATTGATGCATTGTGCCAAGTTAAAAAGGACAATGTAAAGAGATCTGAAAATTACCCGAATAAATTTTAATGCAATATACAACTTCTCAATTTTTGGTAAGCTACCGAAAACATTGGTAGTCTTTGTTAGTGTCCTCCACCCGTCCAACAAACCAAAAGAATATTCTGTAAGGTCCTCGAACCCAGCTAAAGAATATTCTGAAGTTATATCATCACATAGTTGACGTAGGCATTTGAGTTTAGGAGCACAGAAGTTAGTCAGGAGTATACCATCGCAAAGTATCAAGGTCAACTTCTCAAGCACAGGGCAATTAAAGAACCTTTGTTCGGAAGCAACAAGATCGATTGGCTCGACACAAATTAGCTCAAGATTCGTCAGATAAGGAAAAACTCCAAATGTAGGTGCACAGGGAAACCATAGTTTCATAAGCTTCAGATGAGTCAGGTCTAAGGAAGAGAAATTATGTGTTGAAGTTTCTCCAAGCTGAAGGTCCTCAAGAGCAAGTTGCTTGATACCATTTCTGGAGAATAGCGGAATCCATTGATCAATATAATCATGAATTACTTGAGAATCACAATCTTCTTCACAAAAGCTGAAGGAGAATTTAAGAATTGGACCATTGTGTAAGAGGAGAATTTTATTTATCACACTAACAAGTTTATGCGCCTTCATTTCTGGATCATCATACTGAATTAATTTATCCATAATTCTATTAACGAATTCATCTTCAAAGATTAAATGTGGAATCATAGTCCAGCAATACCTCCATTTTCTTGACAAGACACTGGTTCTCACTGCATCTCGTATTGGCAGAAAAGATACAATAGTTTCCCGTATGTGCTGAGGCAGCTCACTTATTAAATCTTCATGGGGCACCTCACTGATTATATCTTTGTTAACACGACGTATCTTTCTTCTATTAGATTTTGCCATTCTCTTCTGCAAAAAGAAAATGTTCACTGACTTAGCGCACTCCAAGGTTTCATCTACTTACCAATTATTAAGTTCGCCACAGACCAGAGTAGATACCAAATATACATTTACGATAGTGTCTGAAATTCACATACTAGGTTCAAGAAGCATTACTAATCAGAAGTAACATTGCAATTCAAGGATTACTAAAGAAATATAACTCGATTCAAGACCATTTGACATAACATACGAAATTGTTCTGCTAAAGCACATTTGACATAACAGATATTTAAACTCTAATTCAAGACCATCAAACACAATTTCATTGAAACACATACACTAAAACACAGACACAAAGACTTACCACTAGTTCCCCATTATTCGTACCAAAATTTATTCTAAAAATTTGAACTCGGGTTTAATGGACTTAACAAAATCACTTTGATAGTACTAAAATGAAACTTTCTAACAAAATTTGAGACATGGGTATCAGAATTCTTGATCTAAATTAGTCTTTTCACGGGtttgaatttaaaatataaaaaaattagagGCAACCCACATGGATTAATGAACTAATTAGACTGTAAATGAAAATCAATTAATAGAAGATAATGAAAATTATTTACTGGTAATGGAAATGTAGAATGGGATGATAAATTCTCAGATATATAAAGACGGTATAAAAAGTTCAGTAGCGTTTTCATAGACTAACCCCCTTGTGTTATCCTGACGAGTGTTGAGAGCAAAGAACTCGGGAGGAGATGAAACCCTAGTTTACCAAATCGAACTCAGTTTTAAGTTATATCTCTCGTAATGTTCGAGAGACTTTTCGATCCTCTAtcacttttaattttttttattctcCAAAATTGAGTTTGTTTTCTTGAAATTGAGCAAACTGAGCTCAATGCCTTGGTTTCTACGCGATGGTGGTGATAATTTGCAATATTTCCTAGCTGAGCTCCCGTTTACACATGTATTTGCAGTCTTAGTTTGTAGCATTGTATTTATTTGTCTTGTTTATTTAGGATTTGTGAGATTTTAATGATTATTTTTTCTCTTCTTTATATGAAATTCTTTGATTGACATTGTTATACACATGGTTTGATATAACCCAATTTTATATGCCCGATCCTTGATATAAAtgataaaattattgccaataaTAACTTGTTTTCAATTAAATTATATCATGGAGTTGAGTATAATAATGAAAATGGAGAATATGTAGGTGGAGGGTTTAGGTAAGTTGATATGTGTGATGTTGATGAGATTAAGTGTCCGTttgggaaattttaaaataagtaacttatgacttaaaattaataagtggcttaaaagtgataagtagataatacttataagttagttaagtgtttggttaattttacttattagtcggaattttttttaacttaaatgaactaaaataaatattttttaaatataattatcttaattcatgatttttaaattaacttaacatttaaaaacataaatttgaaaactaaaattaataaaaaattaaaaaaccataataaattgagaaaaagtacgtcattactaacattcaacttatcagcttataagttataaatacaacttataagttgggtcgacaaacactcatCGATAAGTACTTACGGGCTTATAAGCCAATAAGCCGCTTATTTAGTGGTTGCCAAACAGGCCCTAAGTTTGCTAGTATGTTTGAAGAGGCATTTGGTCCTATAGGCTATTGTAAACTAAGCTGCAAGATGCCAAAAACTTCTGAAGTATTTGTCTTGAAACATGATAGTGATGTAGTTGCAACGTGTGGGAAACTTGATTATACCCGGTTAGTCTATGTGTATGCTGTCACTGTTAAATTTGTTGATGAACCATCACAAAATTATTTGGGGAATGAGCAACTGTATCTCGATTATATTAGTGATCCTAAAAATAAGAATGTTGAAGAAGATGAGATTAGAAAAATGTTAGAGTTAGAGGGTATTGTTGATAATGTTAATGACATTGGTGACTATGGTCATAGGGTGGAAAGTGTAGTTGAAGAGGCTGTTGTAATTAGTGATGTAGAGGATGTTAATGTTAGTTTTCATGAGGATAGTTCTAATGTGGACAACATAGATGATGAGATAACAGCTCTTAGGGAATTAAACTTAAAGTTGAAACAAAATCAAACACAACAAAGTGACAACAACCCTGCATCTCCCCATTCATTTAACTACACTCAGTTTTTTTTTTGTCAAAAATGAAATAATTTCATCGATAAAATTTCGGAATACAAAAGAGTATATCTTCCAATCATAGAATTCATCATCTAATCGAAAGGCACGCAAGTTGCCTCCGAAAGTTTAGACAATAAAATTTTAATGTATGAAATAGATAACCCACAAAAAGGGTCTCGTTAAAACCTCACAAGAGTATAACCCTATGGGGGAAAAACTCAGGAAGGAAAAAGAGTGCCCTCGATTTTATACAAAACTCATAATAACTATTGTCTTCCGATAATAGTAAGAAACTCTCATATCATCAATTTGAAACCAAAACGTTTTGTGCTTCAAGGTCCGCCGTTAGATTGTGCTATAAAGTCTGTAAAAAGAAACAAAGTAGAACCTCTTTCAATTATCCTGAAAATAAAAACAAATGAAACAAGGAAAATATATTAAAACATAAAAACAAATGTACATATAAAAACGACATTAAAATGAAATAAGATATAACCAAACGATATATTTGGTTAGACACAAAATTCTCATAAAAGGATACAATCAGTCATTAAAGACTCGTAAAACCAATAAATGGTCAAAAACCATCATATATGGCACTCCCGTATTGGTACAAATAAGTTATCTCACATGACACACCATTCGATAAATTGAGTTTTAAATCCATTTACTTTAAAATTAAAAGGCCCTTAAAAATCTAAAGAGCATAATAAAGGCACAATTTGAAAAATGTTTCTTAAAAAAGCATCATTAAAAACTATTACTGAAAAATTAGCTACATTCAAGTCAAAACCGATATAACTAAAAGAAGTTAATAAAACATAAAGATTCATTCAATAAAGATAACAAATTTaacaaaaatcatttaataagaGCATTAAATAGATAATAACTACAATCCTTTAAAAGCTAAAATAATTTGACATAAAACTTTCTTAAAAATACTAGCCAAGAAAAttttatcatttaaaaatcaattatagAACATTTTTTAAACCCAATTAATAACACATTAAAAACACATAAACACATCAGTTACCAAAATTAAAaggaataatttaaaaatatgaaaCTTTCACTAATAACAACTACATTAAATTAAGGAGATAACACAAATTATCCCTAGTAATCAATAAAACACAACTCAATCCTAAATTATAGTTATTCAAATAACATGAATCGATTTGgttaaaaaataaagaaaaaaacaTATTTATCAGGGACATAATTTCGATAATATAAACAATAATAAAAGCAAAGAAAACTATCACATAAAATTATACTGTTACCATACCATCAATAACTCTATTACACGATAACtccaaaaaaaaatcatattaatAAACCATTTTCGAAATTCTTTCCTTAAATTACTAACACAAACAATTcatgatgttagatatatttgataatgtcatgactaatatattttatgtttagctttcagatcttatttgaacaggataaatcagtacttaactgttgatcagtacttatactggaagtcaggacttaaggatatcagtacttatgttatcaggagataatcatcagaagatagatatcagaacttaggtgcTGAAgaacaatcagataaggacagtagctgattaaaggaaagaagatcaagataaacataagaagagatatgcatgaagaaggaattccgtaaagaatggaatacttggaagaaaagatatctgattgatatattttaggaagcagaattatattccatatcaattagcgattatcttgtaactgtgtagtatataaacacagacacagggtttacactataagtgttatcattattagacaagattattcattgtaaccctagcagctctcgtgatatttgttcatcactgagaggtaacagttccatactgtaacagagtttattgtttcaataaagtttgttttctgttacttaagttcttaaagttcgatttgagtgtactatacactgtattcaccccctctacagtgtgtgtgacctaacaattggtatcagagcctatctgttaacatacatacagttaaagatccaaacacaatcatgtcggacacagaaactccaactaagcctaccaaaactgaggaatcaccaaagacacaaattcagagtcggtatgagaccatcagagttcccatactgagaccatctgaatatcccatatggaaggtaaggatgaccatgttcctagaagcaacatatctagaataccttgatagaatcaaggaaggccctcacaaaccaaccaagcttgctgttgcagttgcaggtgaagcagcaaagaccgtaccaaaagataagagtgattatactgctgaa
It contains:
- the LOC141717656 gene encoding F-box/FBD/LRR-repeat protein At1g13570-like isoform X3, which translates into the protein MAKSNRRKIRRVNKDIISEVPHEDLISELPQHIRETIVSFLPIRDAVRTSVLSRKWRNGIKQLALEDLQLGETSTHNFSSLDLTHLKLMKLWFPCAPTFGVFPYLTNLELICVEPIDLVASEQRFFNCPVLEKLTLILCDGILLTNFCAPKLKCLRQLCDDITSEYSLAGFEDLTEYSFGLLDGWRTLTKTTNVFGSLPKIEKLYIALKFIRYLAAGRFLETLSKPLPSLKTLNISDIRFDKLSEVSCLLCLIRSAPNLCKLNIVAVCLVEGDLKKYQIKDSGDCTLDHLEIVTFGNFRGLRAELELVKFLLARSPLLKKMLIHYSVFIEKDVAVTVSKEMLQYPTASSSLQIRHLNRSVDIDDFGDFFSYYC
- the LOC141717656 gene encoding F-box/FBD/LRR-repeat protein At1g13570-like isoform X2, which translates into the protein MAKSNRRKIRRVNKDIISEVPHEDLISELPQHIRETIVSFLPIRDAVRTSVLSRKWSFCEEDCDSQVIHDYIDQWIPLFSRNGIKQLALEDLQLGETSTHNFSSLDLTHLKLMKLWFPCAPTFGVFPYLTNLELICVEPIDLVASEQRFFNCPVLEKLTLILCDGILLTNFCAPKLKCLRQLCDDITSEYSLAGFEDLTEYSFGLLDGWRTLTKTTNVFGSLPKIEKLYIALKFIRYLAAGRFLETLSKPLPSLKTLNISDIRFDKLSEVSCLLCLIRSAPNLCKLNIVAVCLVEGDLKKYQIKDSGDCTLDHLEIVTFGNFRGLRAELELVKFLLARSPLLKKMLIHYSVFIEKDVAVTVSKEMLQYPTASSSLQIRHLNRSVDIDDFGDFFSYYC
- the LOC141717656 gene encoding F-box/FBD/LRR-repeat protein At1g13570-like isoform X1; its protein translation is MAKSNRRKIRRVNKDIISEVPHEDLISELPQHIRETIVSFLPIRDAVRTSVLSRKWRYCWTMIPHLIFEDEFVNRIMDKLIQYDDPEMKAHKLVSVINKILLLHNGPILKFSFSFCEEDCDSQVIHDYIDQWIPLFSRNGIKQLALEDLQLGETSTHNFSSLDLTHLKLMKLWFPCAPTFGVFPYLTNLELICVEPIDLVASEQRFFNCPVLEKLTLILCDGILLTNFCAPKLKCLRQLCDDITSEYSLAGFEDLTEYSFGLLDGWRTLTKTTNVFGSLPKIEKLYIALKFIRYLAAGRFLETLSKPLPSLKTLNISDIRFDKLSEVSCLLCLIRSAPNLCKLNIVAVCLVEGDLKKYQIKDSGDCTLDHLEIVTFGNFRGLRAELELVKFLLARSPLLKKMLIHYSVFIEKDVAVTVSKEMLQYPTASSSLQIRHLNRSVDIDDFGDFFSYYC
- the LOC141716633 gene encoding F-box/FBD/LRR-repeat protein At1g13570-like, which gives rise to MAESNRRKGRRVKEDIIRELPQEDIISELPQHLRETILGLLPLRDAVRTSVLSRKWRHCWTTIPHLIFEHEFVDRIMDKLVRYDDPEMKACKLVSVINKILKLHNGPIHKFSFSFCEQDLDTQIIHDYIDQWIPLFSRKGIKQLALEDLELGESSAHNFFSLDLTQLKLINFWLPCAPTSGVFPHLTNLELIQVEHLAASGQQIFDFPVLEKLTLILCDGLLPTNFCAPKLRCLQQLRYDITSEYSLAGFGNLTEYSFGLLEESRTWTEISNVNKVLGSLPKIEKFYIAIKFMQFLAAGGSPKTLSKPLPFLKILNISNICFNKLSEVSCLLCLIRSAPNLCKLSISAEHTIEDDLEKYQIEDSEACTMDNLEIVTLSDFKGLTAELELVKFLLASSPLLKTMFIHFSRALRFAASKRLRELLQYPKASSRVQIKQHLVSDDMDDFGAYCLYYC